The Papaver somniferum cultivar HN1 chromosome 3, ASM357369v1, whole genome shotgun sequence genome includes a region encoding these proteins:
- the LOC113358416 gene encoding calmodulin-binding receptor-like cytoplasmic kinase 2: MRSSGSNYRNQRPSSDGRGQRTPDFSDISRSPINPNTNSGGNGQNPVKTVAKSVVAAFSSCFSPPEPKSDTFFDESDVHTASSAASDKLGSGTDEKPNSRRTILNYSYRSTKTTEPGSAKFTMAEIYKATRNFSPSLKVGQGGFGTVYKGKLDDGTLVAVKRAKKSVYEKHLGVEFQSEIQTLAKVEHLNLVRLHGYLEQGDERIVVVEYVPNGTLRSHLDCINGIVLDFAIRLDIVIDVAHAITYLHMYTDHPIIHRDIKSSNILLTENLRAKVADFGFARLAADTDSGATHVSTQVKGTAGYLDPEYLQTYQLTEKSDVYSFGVLLVEVVTGRRPIEPKRELKERLTSRWAMKKFNEGDAVLTMDPRLHRSAATSLAVEKIFELAFQCLAPTRQNRPSMKRCAEILWGIRKDLKEHSAFDSRSFSSQSQTSSSIKE, from the exons aTGAGAAGCTCAGGTAGCAATTACAGAAATCAGAGACCTAGTTCCGACGGAAGAGGACAAAGGACACCGGATTTTTCGGATATCTCTCGGAGTCCCATAAACCCGAATACGAATTCAGGTGGGAATGGTCAAAATCCAGTTAAGACAGTCGCCAAATCAGTCGTCGCAGCTTTTAGTTCTTGTTTCTCACCTCCTGAGCCGAAATCTGATACTTTCTTTGATGAATCCGATGTTCATACAGCTTCTTCTG CTGCGTCTGATAAACTCGGGTCTGGAACTGATGAAAAGCCTAATTCCCGCCGAACAATTTTAAACTACTCATACAGATCGACCAAGACCACAGAACCTGGGAGTGCAAAATTCACCATGGCAGAGATCTACAAGGCTACAAGGAACTTCTCTCCTTCACTCAAGGTTGGACAAGGTGGGTTTGGGACAGTTTACAAAGGAAAACTCGATGATGGCACCCTAGTTGCAGTTAAACGTGCAAAAAAG AGTGTGTATGAGAAACACTTAGGTGTAGAATTCCAGAGTGAGATACAAACTTTGGCGAAGGTAGAACATTTAAATCTGGTTAGATTGCATGGATATTTGGAGCAGGGTGATGAGAGAATTGTTGTTGTCGAGTATGTTCCTAATGGAACCCTTAGATCGCACTTGGATT GCATTAATGGAATTGTCCTCGACTTTGCAATTCGACTAGATATAGTAATTGATGTTGCTCATGCAATTACCTATCTCCATATGTATACTG ATCACCCTATAATCCACAGAGACATCAAGTCTTCCAACATCCTTCTCACCGAAAACCTTCGAGCCAAGGTAGCTGACTTTGGGTTTGCCCGATTAGCTGCTGATACTGATAGTGGAGCAACTCATGTATCCACTCAAGTTAAAGGAACTGCTGGCTACTTAGACCCAGAGTACCTACAAACCTATCAACTGACGGAGAAGAGTGATGTTTACTCTTTTGGAGTGTTGTTGGTGGAAGTAGTCACTGGTAGGCGTCCTATTGAACCTAAAAGGGAGCTTAAAGAACGGCTTACTTCAAGATGG GCGATGAAGAAATTCAATGAAGGAGATGCAGTTCTAACAATGGACCCTAGGTTGCACCGTAGTGCAGCAACTAGCCTAGCAGTAGAGAAGATATTTGAGCTAGCTTTCCAATGCTTGGCCCCAACAAGACAAAACCGCCCAAGCATGAAGAGATGTGCGGAGATCCTCTGGGGCATCCGGAAAGATTTGAAAGAGCATTCGGCTTTTGATTCCCGTTCATTCTCCTCTCAGTCCCAGACGAGTTCTTCAATTAAAGAATAA